In a genomic window of uncultured Flavobacterium sp.:
- a CDS encoding FGGY family carbohydrate kinase, translated as MYYIGYDIGSSSVKVALVEAETGKKVIVLHEPQNEMEILSLHSDWAEQDPEIWWQHICVATKRAIREANIDASKIQGVGISYQMHGLVIVDATGNALRNSIIWCDSRAVEIGNKAFAEIGEEKCMKHLLNSPGNFTASKLKWVKENEPEIYNKIYKYMLPGDYIALKLTGEVTTTKNGLSEGMLWDYKENKVADWLLDYYGIDQSLTPKIVENFTNQGILTEKASKESGLPVGIPVVYRAGDQPNNALALNVLNPGEVAATGGTSGVFYAVSEISSGKSTRVNNFVHVNYELETPRVGKLLNINGAGIQYRWLRNNMGNETYESMNRKATKIDIGSDGVVVIPFGNGAERMFNNKNIGTHFLNLNLNIHNSAHLFRASLEGIAFSFVYGMECLKDDNAAINVIRAGNDNLFRSEIFSNTVATLIGHEIEIYNTTGAVGAARAVGLEDGDYNKFGSSITTNDHVMTFLPLKNREPYEAAYQKWKQELELILTTK; from the coding sequence ATGTATTATATAGGATATGATATTGGAAGTTCTTCTGTCAAGGTAGCCTTGGTAGAAGCTGAAACGGGAAAAAAAGTAATTGTTTTGCATGAGCCTCAAAACGAAATGGAAATTTTGTCACTGCACTCAGATTGGGCAGAGCAGGATCCGGAGATTTGGTGGCAGCACATTTGTGTAGCAACTAAAAGAGCTATTCGTGAAGCCAATATAGATGCATCGAAAATTCAGGGCGTTGGAATTTCCTATCAAATGCACGGATTGGTTATCGTAGATGCAACGGGAAATGCGCTTCGAAATTCTATTATTTGGTGCGATAGCCGTGCAGTTGAGATTGGAAATAAGGCTTTCGCCGAAATTGGAGAAGAAAAATGCATGAAACATTTGTTGAATTCTCCGGGAAACTTCACCGCTTCAAAACTAAAATGGGTGAAAGAAAATGAACCCGAAATTTATAATAAAATTTATAAATACATGCTTCCGGGAGATTACATCGCTTTGAAATTGACAGGCGAAGTAACCACTACCAAAAACGGTTTGTCTGAAGGAATGCTTTGGGATTATAAAGAAAATAAAGTAGCTGACTGGCTTTTAGATTACTACGGAATCGACCAATCGCTGACGCCAAAAATTGTAGAAAATTTTACCAATCAAGGTATTTTGACAGAGAAAGCTTCAAAAGAATCAGGACTTCCTGTTGGTATTCCGGTAGTTTACAGAGCAGGCGATCAGCCTAATAATGCTTTGGCTTTGAATGTTTTAAATCCGGGAGAAGTGGCTGCAACAGGCGGAACTTCTGGTGTTTTTTATGCGGTAAGCGAAATATCGTCGGGAAAAAGTACAAGAGTAAACAATTTTGTACACGTTAATTACGAATTAGAAACGCCTAGAGTTGGTAAACTTTTAAATATTAACGGAGCAGGAATTCAATACAGATGGCTTCGAAATAATATGGGTAATGAAACCTATGAATCAATGAATCGTAAAGCAACGAAAATTGATATTGGGTCGGATGGTGTTGTCGTGATTCCGTTTGGGAATGGCGCGGAGCGTATGTTCAACAATAAAAACATCGGAACACATTTTTTAAACCTCAATTTAAATATTCACAATAGCGCTCATTTGTTTAGAGCATCTTTAGAGGGAATCGCTTTTTCATTTGTATACGGAATGGAATGTTTAAAAGATGATAATGCTGCAATTAATGTAATTAGAGCAGGAAATGACAATTTATTTCGCTCAGAAATTTTCTCAAATACCGTTGCTACTTTAATTGGTCATGAAATCGAGATTTACAACACAACCGGAGCTGTTGGAGCAGCAAGAGCTGTAGGTTTAGAAGATGGTGATTATAACAAATTTGGTTCAAGTATTACGACCAATGATCACGTTATGACATTTTTACCATTGAAAAATAGAGAACCTTATGAAGCGGCATATCAAAAATGGAAACAAGAATTAGAATTAATATTAACAACTAAATAA
- a CDS encoding NUDIX hydrolase, whose protein sequence is MEKGDEKVRKTAGQNSGNIIEIDCVIFNFEDDSLKVLLVKQKENQGNVSWRLANDYIKKNETMSSTAQNILERYIGNDQFFLKQLKAFGYSSQSSLHEDISIGYYALVKRGKISNETLSEDVKWIGIHEITGLNDKHKAILDYSVKELRKNICSSAIGFNLLPEKFTLLQVIRLYEEILNIEINKSNFRRKLFQMDLVNDSNEKEQDVSHRAARFYSLNLKKDEMLAQKTLDFNFYCKSIFTE, encoded by the coding sequence ATGGAAAAAGGGGATGAAAAAGTTAGAAAAACCGCCGGACAAAATAGCGGGAATATAATAGAAATTGACTGTGTTATTTTCAATTTTGAAGATGATAGCCTTAAAGTTTTACTGGTAAAACAAAAGGAAAATCAAGGAAATGTAAGTTGGAGACTGGCTAACGATTATATAAAGAAAAATGAAACAATGTCAAGTACAGCTCAAAATATTCTGGAGAGATATATTGGCAACGATCAGTTTTTCTTAAAACAGCTAAAAGCTTTTGGTTATTCGTCCCAATCTTCATTGCACGAGGATATTTCAATTGGATATTATGCATTGGTAAAAAGGGGAAAGATCTCGAATGAAACCTTAAGCGAAGATGTAAAATGGATTGGTATTCACGAGATTACAGGTTTGAATGATAAGCATAAAGCCATTTTAGATTATAGTGTAAAAGAATTGCGCAAAAATATTTGCAGCAGTGCAATAGGATTTAATTTATTACCGGAAAAATTCACATTACTGCAAGTGATCCGTCTTTATGAAGAAATTTTAAACATCGAGATAAACAAATCCAATTTTAGAAGGAAATTATTTCAGATGGACTTAGTAAATGATTCTAATGAGAAAGAACAAGATGTTTCGCACAGAGCTGCCAGATTTTATAGTCTAAATTTAAAAAAGGACGAAATGCTCGCTCAAAAAACACTCGATTTCAATTTTTATTGTAAATCAATTTTTACGGAATAA
- a CDS encoding glycoside hydrolase family 43 protein → MPEDSIEEINFDQINKKAISQPLVSHIYTADPSAHVFNGKIYIYPSHDIDAGIPFNDNGDHFGMEDYHVFSMENIDSEVVDNGVALHVNDVAWAEKQMWAPDAACKNGKYYLYFPAKRPDGIFQIGVAVSDSPVGPFLPQPEAIKGSYSIDPAVFEDTDGKHYIYFGGIWGGQLQKYRNNTYDQNYEEPVGNEPALGPIVALLRDDMLELAEDPKEIKILDKNGEILLAGDNDRRFFEASWVHKYNGKYYFSYSTGDTHFICYAIGDSPYGPFTYQGKILNPVVGWTSHHSICKVDEDWYLFYHDSSLSKGITHLRSMKVTKIEYLEDGSIITIDPYSIKTSAD, encoded by the coding sequence ATGCCAGAAGATAGTATTGAAGAAATTAATTTCGATCAAATTAATAAAAAAGCAATTTCGCAACCCTTGGTATCCCATATTTATACCGCTGATCCGTCGGCACACGTATTCAATGGTAAAATTTATATTTATCCTTCGCACGATATAGATGCCGGTATACCTTTTAATGATAATGGAGATCATTTTGGTATGGAAGATTACCATGTGTTTTCAATGGAAAATATCGATTCTGAAGTTGTAGATAATGGTGTAGCCTTGCATGTAAATGATGTAGCGTGGGCAGAAAAACAAATGTGGGCTCCTGATGCAGCTTGCAAAAACGGTAAATATTATTTGTATTTCCCAGCCAAACGTCCGGATGGAATCTTTCAGATTGGAGTTGCCGTAAGTGATTCGCCTGTTGGTCCATTTTTACCACAGCCTGAAGCCATAAAAGGAAGTTACAGTATTGATCCTGCCGTTTTTGAAGATACAGATGGGAAACATTATATCTATTTTGGAGGTATTTGGGGCGGACAACTTCAGAAATACCGAAATAATACGTACGATCAGAATTATGAAGAACCAGTTGGTAACGAACCCGCTTTAGGACCAATTGTAGCTTTGCTTAGAGATGATATGTTAGAACTTGCCGAAGATCCAAAAGAGATAAAAATTCTGGATAAAAACGGCGAAATATTATTAGCCGGAGATAATGACAGACGTTTCTTCGAGGCTTCCTGGGTGCATAAATACAACGGAAAATATTACTTCTCATATTCTACCGGCGATACTCATTTTATTTGTTATGCAATAGGCGATAGTCCATATGGGCCATTTACCTATCAGGGCAAAATCCTGAATCCTGTTGTAGGCTGGACTTCACATCACTCTATTTGTAAAGTCGATGAAGATTGGTATTTATTTTATCACGATTCAAGTTTGTCAAAAGGGATAACGCATTTGCGAAGCATGAAAGTTACAAAAATAGAGTATCTCGAAGATGGTTCAATCATTACAATAGATCCTTACAGTATTAAAACATCAGCAGATTAA
- the xylA gene encoding xylose isomerase produces MIVLGDKEYYKGIGQIKFEGKESDNPLAFKYYNPDQIVAGKTMREHFRFAIAYWHTFCGQGSDPFGPGTQNFAWDQATDAVQAAKDKADAAFEFISKMGFDYFCFHDYDLIAEGPTFAESERRLAAITEYLKEKKAASGIKLLWGTSNCFSNPRFMNGAATNPDFNVVARAGGQVKLALDATIALDGENYVFWGGREGYMSLLNTDMGRELDHMAQFLTMSRDYARSQGFKGTFFIEPKPMEPSKHQYDFDSATAIGFLKEYGLDKDFKINIEVNHATLAQHTFQHELEVAAKAGMLGSIDANRGDYQNGWDTDQFPNNIQETTEAMLVFLKAGGLQGGGVNFDAKIRRNSTDIEDVFLAHIGGADTFARALLTADKIISSSPYEKLRTERYSSFDSGKGKDFENGKLNLKDLYDIANQNGELTLQSGKQELFENIINQYI; encoded by the coding sequence ATGATAGTTTTAGGAGATAAAGAATACTACAAAGGCATTGGACAAATTAAGTTTGAAGGAAAGGAATCAGACAATCCATTAGCATTCAAATATTACAATCCGGATCAAATTGTGGCTGGAAAAACAATGCGCGAGCATTTTAGATTTGCCATTGCTTATTGGCATACATTCTGCGGACAAGGAAGTGATCCGTTTGGACCAGGAACTCAGAATTTTGCATGGGATCAGGCTACAGATGCAGTTCAGGCGGCAAAAGATAAAGCAGATGCGGCTTTTGAATTTATCAGCAAAATGGGATTTGATTACTTCTGTTTTCACGATTATGATTTAATTGCAGAAGGACCAACATTTGCTGAATCAGAAAGACGTTTGGCGGCAATTACAGAATACTTAAAAGAGAAAAAAGCAGCCTCTGGAATTAAATTGCTTTGGGGAACTTCTAACTGTTTCTCAAATCCAAGATTTATGAACGGAGCAGCTACAAATCCTGATTTTAATGTTGTGGCAAGAGCTGGAGGTCAGGTAAAATTAGCGTTGGATGCAACTATCGCTTTAGATGGAGAAAACTACGTATTCTGGGGCGGTAGAGAAGGTTATATGTCTTTATTGAATACAGATATGGGAAGAGAATTAGACCACATGGCGCAGTTCTTGACAATGTCCAGAGATTATGCAAGATCACAAGGTTTTAAAGGAACATTCTTTATCGAGCCAAAGCCAATGGAACCATCAAAACATCAATACGATTTTGACTCGGCAACTGCAATTGGATTCTTAAAAGAATATGGCTTGGATAAAGATTTCAAAATCAATATTGAGGTAAATCATGCAACCTTGGCACAGCACACTTTTCAGCATGAATTAGAAGTTGCTGCAAAAGCCGGAATGTTAGGAAGCATTGATGCCAACAGAGGTGATTATCAAAATGGCTGGGATACAGATCAATTTCCAAACAACATTCAGGAAACTACAGAAGCAATGTTGGTATTCTTAAAAGCTGGCGGATTACAAGGCGGAGGAGTAAACTTTGATGCAAAAATCAGAAGAAATTCTACAGATATAGAAGATGTATTTTTAGCGCATATTGGTGGTGCTGATACTTTTGCAAGAGCATTGTTGACTGCAGATAAAATTATTAGCTCTTCTCCTTATGAGAAATTAAGAACAGAAAGATACAGTTCATTCGATTCTGGAAAAGGTAAAGATTTCGAAAACGGAAAATTAAACCTTAAAGATTTATATGATATCGCAAACCAAAACGGAGAGTTAACACTTCAAAGTGGCAAACAAGAATTGTTTGAAAATATCATTAACCAATATATTTAA
- a CDS encoding SGNH/GDSL hydrolase family protein: protein MNVKAKSIKYIIFFTLLILIAGCSSNKASIKTTEKKDTQNWTGTWATAQMLVEPNNMPPSPGLAQNTLRQIIKVSLGGKKNRLRFSNLFSDQPTVIKSVSVANVIEAPTVDAKTQKTLSFKGNPQVILGPNEEVYSDDLDFELKPGQLLAITIYYGEVSSKVTGHPGSRTTSYIMEGDHINNTSFAGAVKTDHWYSIMGVEISSDKEETNVVCLGNSIIDGRGSGTNKQNRWTDILAARLNANKSTAHIGVLNLGIGGNCVVRGGLGPTALSRFDRDVLSQKGTKWLIILEGINDIGGIKKTEDPSLTAKEIIDGYKIMIDKAHAKGIKVFGGTILPFEKSFYDAPYKQQARDVVNEWIRAKGNFDAVIDFDKEMVSGIGSKTILSDMHDGDFLHPNEKGYQRMGEAIDLNLFK, encoded by the coding sequence ATGAACGTAAAAGCAAAGTCTATTAAATACATTATATTTTTTACTCTCCTAATTTTAATTGCAGGATGCAGCTCTAATAAAGCATCAATTAAAACGACAGAGAAAAAAGACACTCAAAATTGGACAGGAACTTGGGCAACAGCTCAGATGCTTGTCGAACCCAATAATATGCCACCTTCACCGGGACTTGCACAAAATACGCTTCGTCAGATTATTAAAGTATCGTTGGGAGGTAAAAAAAATAGACTTCGTTTTTCTAATTTATTTAGCGATCAGCCTACGGTTATTAAATCAGTAAGTGTTGCCAACGTTATTGAGGCTCCGACTGTAGATGCAAAAACGCAGAAAACATTGAGTTTTAAAGGCAATCCGCAAGTAATATTAGGACCAAATGAAGAAGTATATTCAGATGATTTGGATTTCGAATTGAAGCCCGGACAGCTTTTAGCCATTACGATTTATTATGGAGAAGTTTCATCAAAAGTAACTGGACATCCCGGTTCTCGTACGACTTCTTATATTATGGAAGGAGATCATATCAATAATACATCTTTTGCGGGAGCGGTAAAAACAGATCATTGGTATTCTATTATGGGAGTTGAAATCAGTTCGGATAAAGAAGAGACGAATGTCGTTTGCTTAGGAAATTCTATCATTGATGGACGTGGATCAGGAACGAACAAACAGAATCGATGGACAGACATTTTAGCAGCACGTTTGAATGCCAATAAAAGTACAGCACATATTGGAGTTTTGAATTTAGGAATTGGAGGAAATTGTGTCGTTAGAGGCGGTTTAGGCCCAACAGCTTTAAGTCGTTTTGACCGAGATGTTCTTTCTCAAAAAGGAACCAAATGGCTAATTATTCTAGAAGGAATAAATGATATAGGCGGTATTAAAAAAACAGAAGACCCATCTCTTACAGCAAAAGAAATTATTGACGGTTATAAAATAATGATTGATAAAGCCCATGCAAAAGGAATAAAAGTATTTGGCGGTACAATTTTACCATTTGAAAAATCTTTTTATGATGCGCCATACAAACAACAGGCAAGAGATGTTGTAAATGAATGGATTCGCGCCAAAGGTAATTTTGATGCCGTAATTGATTTTGATAAAGAAATGGTTTCAGGCATTGGTTCCAAAACAATTTTATCAGATATGCATGATGGAGATTTTCTGCATCCAAATGAAAAAGGATATCAGAGAATGGGAGAAGCTATAGACTTAAATTTATTTAAGTAG
- the fsa gene encoding fructose-6-phosphate aldolase, producing MKFFIDTANLEDIKEAQSLGVLDGVTTNPSLMAKEGITGKDNILKRYLDICNIVDGDVSAEVISTDFDGMIREGEELAGLHPQIVVKLPMIADGVKACKYFSSKGIRTNVTLVFSAGQALLAAKAGATYVSPFLGRLDDISTDGMHLIAEIREIYDNYDYKTQILSASIRHTMHVVNCAKVGSDVMTGPLSAIKGLLKHPLTDIGLNQFIEDAKKMKL from the coding sequence ATGAAATTTTTTATTGATACCGCCAATCTTGAAGACATTAAAGAAGCACAATCTTTGGGTGTTCTTGATGGCGTAACAACCAACCCGTCTTTGATGGCCAAAGAAGGAATTACCGGAAAAGATAATATCCTAAAACGCTATCTTGATATTTGTAACATTGTTGACGGAGATGTTTCTGCCGAAGTAATCTCGACAGATTTTGACGGAATGATCAGAGAAGGTGAAGAACTTGCCGGACTGCATCCGCAGATTGTGGTGAAATTACCTATGATTGCTGATGGTGTAAAAGCGTGTAAATATTTTTCATCAAAAGGAATCAGAACGAATGTTACTTTGGTATTTTCTGCCGGACAGGCATTATTAGCAGCAAAAGCCGGCGCAACCTATGTTTCTCCGTTTCTAGGAAGATTAGATGATATTTCGACTGATGGAATGCATTTAATTGCAGAGATCAGGGAAATTTATGATAACTATGATTATAAAACTCAGATTCTCTCGGCTTCGATAAGACATACAATGCATGTTGTAAACTGTGCAAAAGTGGGTTCAGATGTTATGACCGGACCTCTTTCTGCGATTAAAGGATTATTGAAACATCCATTGACCGATATAGGACTTAATCAATTTATTGAAGATGCAAAAAAGATGAAATTATAA
- a CDS encoding glycoside hydrolase family 43 protein, with translation MKQRIIFYLLPILFLFSFKAIAANDTLTKKKSKKTPIFSNVVYQGNDPVYKNNPLKPDEFYSPILQGCYPDPAITRKGDDYYMVCSSFAMFPGVPIFHSKDLVNWTDLGGVLNNVSEFNPHDTGISAGVYAPGITYNPHNDTFYMIVTAFSGGLGNIIVKTKDPMKGWGSPVKLDFGGIDPSIFFDENGKGYIVHNDAPDKGKELYEGHRVIKVWEYDTNTDKVIPGTDKIIVDGGVDLSKRPIWIEAPHLYKKNGKYYLMCAEGGTGGNHSEVIFISDNPKGPFKPSSNNPILTQRYFPKDRKDKVDWAGHADLVLGPDNKYYGVFLGIRPNNEDRVNIGRETFILPVDWSGEFPVFENGLVPMQPKLKMPAGVTNNTGKDGFFPNGNFTFTENFTSKKLDFRWIGLRGPRENFISLSKKGLEITPFETNIKEVKPTSTLFYRQQHNIFSFTTALDYKPQSEKDLAGIVCLQNERFNYVFGITKKGNDTFILLERTEKGQSKIIASSKIKVTNLLRLQVKATGDNYEFSYAVNGVDFENLGGIVSGDILSTNVAGGFTGALVGLYATSANDARP, from the coding sequence ATGAAGCAGCGAATAATATTTTACTTATTACCAATATTGTTTCTTTTTTCTTTTAAAGCAATAGCAGCAAACGATACCCTTACAAAAAAGAAAAGTAAAAAAACACCTATTTTTTCTAATGTTGTATATCAGGGCAATGATCCTGTTTATAAAAATAATCCGTTAAAACCAGACGAGTTTTATTCTCCAATTTTGCAGGGATGTTATCCTGATCCGGCCATTACCAGAAAGGGAGATGATTATTATATGGTATGTTCTTCATTTGCGATGTTTCCGGGTGTGCCAATTTTTCACTCTAAAGATTTAGTCAATTGGACAGATTTGGGAGGTGTTTTAAATAATGTATCAGAATTTAATCCGCATGATACGGGGATTAGTGCCGGTGTGTATGCGCCTGGAATTACTTATAATCCGCATAATGATACTTTTTATATGATTGTTACCGCATTTTCCGGAGGTCTTGGAAATATTATTGTTAAAACAAAAGATCCTATGAAAGGATGGGGAAGTCCTGTCAAATTAGATTTTGGCGGAATCGACCCTTCCATATTTTTTGATGAGAACGGCAAAGGTTACATTGTTCATAATGATGCGCCCGATAAAGGAAAAGAATTATATGAGGGACATCGCGTAATTAAAGTTTGGGAATATGATACAAATACAGATAAAGTAATTCCCGGTACAGATAAAATTATTGTTGACGGAGGTGTAGATCTTTCAAAAAGACCAATTTGGATTGAAGCGCCACATTTATATAAAAAAAACGGGAAATATTATTTAATGTGTGCCGAAGGTGGAACAGGAGGAAATCACAGCGAGGTTATTTTTATTAGCGATAATCCAAAAGGGCCTTTCAAACCATCATCAAATAATCCGATTCTTACCCAGCGTTATTTTCCAAAAGACAGAAAAGATAAAGTTGATTGGGCAGGTCATGCAGATTTAGTTCTGGGACCTGATAATAAATACTATGGAGTTTTCTTAGGCATTCGCCCAAATAATGAAGATAGAGTAAACATAGGAAGAGAGACTTTTATATTGCCTGTAGATTGGTCTGGTGAATTTCCTGTTTTTGAAAACGGATTAGTTCCAATGCAGCCAAAATTAAAAATGCCAGCTGGAGTTACAAATAATACAGGAAAGGATGGTTTTTTCCCGAATGGTAATTTCACTTTTACCGAAAATTTCACTTCTAAAAAATTAGATTTCAGATGGATTGGATTAAGAGGTCCACGTGAAAATTTTATTTCATTAAGTAAAAAAGGTTTAGAAATAACACCATTTGAAACAAACATAAAAGAAGTTAAACCAACTTCGACGCTTTTTTACAGACAGCAGCACAATATATTTTCATTTACAACAGCACTTGATTATAAACCACAATCAGAAAAGGATTTAGCAGGTATTGTCTGTCTTCAGAATGAGCGTTTTAATTATGTTTTTGGAATCACAAAAAAAGGAAATGACACTTTTATTTTGTTAGAAAGAACAGAAAAAGGACAATCAAAAATTATAGCAAGTTCTAAAATCAAAGTAACAAATTTACTTCGTTTACAGGTAAAAGCAACAGGCGATAATTATGAATTTAGTTATGCTGTGAATGGAGTAGATTTTGAAAATTTGGGAGGAATTGTTTCGGGAGATATTCTTTCGACAAATGTTGCAGGAGGTTTTACTGGAGCATTGGTAGGATTGTATGCTACTTCTGCAAATGATGCTCGTCCTTAA
- a CDS encoding sialate O-acetylesterase has translation MKSIIRFSIFTVLFLIVQKGYSQDPNFHIYLSLGQSNMEGYAKIEPQDKTDVNERFQVLAAVDCPELGREKGKWYTAVPPLCRCTTGLTPVDYFGRTMISNLPEKVRVGVINVAVGGCKIELFDKNNFESYVADSPDWLKNIVKQYDGNPYGRLVEMAKIAQKRGVIKGILLHQGESNTGDTLWPQKVKIVYDNLIKDLNLDPQKVPLLSGETVNEDQNGKCGSMNKIIAKLPQAIPNSYVISSKGCTAEPDFLHFNANGYRELGKRYAEKMLSLSGYQLFDGKEPFIVRAPLGFDEVNPNAKQGKIETISYESKTVGSIRKATIYTPPGFNKNKKYPVLYLLHGIGGDEKEWLNGGKPNVILDNLYAEGKLEPMIVVMPNGRAMKDDSASGDIMAADKVKAFSVFEKDLLNDLIPFIEKKYPVIKDREHRAIAGLSMGGGQSLNFGLGNLDTFAWVGAFSAAPNTKTGEELLPKPEDAKKKLKLLWISCGDKDWLIENSARTHDYLSKNNVPHIYYIEPGVHDFKVWKNGLYMFSQFLFKDVDPSVFQKYSISAFTIEK, from the coding sequence ATGAAATCAATAATCAGGTTTTCAATATTTACAGTTCTTTTTTTAATAGTACAAAAAGGATATTCACAAGATCCAAATTTTCATATTTATTTGAGTTTGGGACAATCCAATATGGAAGGTTATGCCAAAATAGAACCTCAGGATAAAACGGATGTTAACGAACGCTTTCAGGTTTTAGCCGCAGTCGACTGTCCGGAATTGGGACGTGAAAAAGGAAAATGGTACACCGCTGTTCCGCCGTTGTGCAGATGTACAACAGGACTAACTCCCGTTGATTATTTCGGAAGAACTATGATATCAAATCTTCCAGAGAAAGTAAGAGTTGGTGTTATAAATGTTGCTGTTGGAGGATGTAAAATAGAGCTTTTTGATAAAAATAATTTCGAAAGTTATGTAGCAGATTCTCCGGATTGGTTAAAAAATATAGTAAAACAATACGACGGAAATCCATATGGAAGATTGGTAGAAATGGCAAAAATTGCTCAAAAAAGAGGAGTAATAAAAGGCATTTTACTTCATCAGGGAGAATCCAATACAGGTGATACACTTTGGCCTCAAAAAGTAAAAATAGTATATGATAATTTAATAAAAGATCTTAATCTCGATCCCCAAAAAGTACCGTTGCTTTCCGGAGAAACCGTAAATGAAGATCAGAATGGTAAATGTGGCAGTATGAATAAGATTATTGCAAAACTGCCACAAGCAATACCAAACTCTTATGTTATTTCGTCAAAAGGATGCACAGCTGAGCCTGATTTTTTGCATTTTAATGCTAATGGTTACAGAGAATTAGGAAAACGTTATGCAGAGAAAATGTTATCGCTTTCAGGTTACCAATTATTTGATGGGAAAGAACCTTTTATAGTTCGTGCTCCTCTTGGATTTGATGAGGTTAATCCAAATGCAAAACAAGGAAAAATTGAAACGATTAGTTACGAATCTAAAACGGTAGGTTCAATTAGAAAAGCAACAATTTATACACCACCGGGATTCAATAAAAATAAAAAATATCCAGTTTTATATCTTCTTCACGGAATAGGAGGAGATGAGAAAGAATGGCTTAATGGTGGAAAGCCAAATGTGATATTAGATAATCTTTATGCAGAAGGAAAACTGGAACCTATGATTGTAGTAATGCCAAACGGAAGGGCAATGAAAGATGACAGCGCAAGCGGTGATATTATGGCTGCAGATAAAGTAAAGGCATTCAGTGTTTTTGAAAAAGATCTTCTAAATGATTTAATTCCTTTTATTGAAAAAAAATATCCGGTTATAAAAGACAGAGAACATCGTGCAATTGCCGGTTTATCTATGGGAGGCGGACAGTCATTAAATTTCGGATTAGGGAATTTGGATACGTTTGCATGGGTAGGAGCTTTTTCGGCTGCACCTAATACTAAAACCGGGGAAGAATTATTGCCTAAACCCGAAGATGCAAAAAAGAAACTCAAACTGCTTTGGATTTCCTGTGGCGACAAAGACTGGCTTATAGAAAACAGCGCACGAACACACGATTATTTATCGAAAAATAATGTGCCTCATATTTACTATATCGAGCCTGGAGTACATGATTTTAAAGTTTGGAAAAACGGTTTATATATGTTTTCACAGTTTTTATTTAAAGATGTCGATCCTTCAGTTTTTCAGAAATATAGTATTTCAGCCTTCACTATTGAAAAGTAA